CAGAGCGGGTGGAAGCTGTCGGAGCGGTACGCCGAGTACGACGCGGAAGCGCGCTTCTCGGTCACCGACATCCACACCGACGAGTCGGCACTGTGCCGCTCGGGTGAGGTGCTCCAAGGGCTGATCAAGCCGCACGAGTGCGCGGCGTTCGGCAAGGAGTGCACGCCCCGCAAGCCGCTCGGTGCGACCATGGTGTCGTCCGAGGGCGCGTGCGCGGCCTACTACACCTACCGGCGCCTCGACCACCTGGAGCTGTCCGAGACCCGCCTGGTTGACAGCCGATGAGCAACGACCTGGACTTCGAGGGATGGGTCTGCCCGCTGCCGCTGCGCGACACCCCGACGATCGTGATGGGCCACGGCGGCGGCGGAGCCATGTCCGGCGAGCTGATCGAGCAGCTCTTCCTGCCGGCCTTCGGCGGCGCCGCGCGAGCCGAGCTCGGCGACTCCGCGGTGCTGGAGGTGCCCGCCGGCCGGCTGGCCTTCTCCACCGACTCGTTCGTCGTGAAGCCGATGTTCTTCCCGGGTGGGTGCATCGGGGACCTCGCGGTCAACGGCACCGTCAACGACCTGGCCATGTCGGGGGCGACGCCGCTCTACCTGTCGACCGCGTTCATCTTGGCCGAGGGCACTCCGATTACCGACATCGGTCGCGTCGCGATGGCCATCGGCAAGGCGGCCGAGGTCGCGGGCGTGCAGCTCGTCACGGGCGACACCAAGGTGGTCGACAGCGGGAGTGGCGACGGCATCTTCATCAACACCGCCGGCATCGGCGTGATCCCCGACGGCGTCGACATCTCGCCGGCGCGGGCCCAGGTCGGCGACGCCGTGCTGGTCAGCGGTGACATCGGCGTGCACGGAATCGCGGTGATGAGCTGTCGTGAGGGGCTCGAGTTCGGTACGACGGTGGAGAGCGACTGCGCGCCCCTGCACGGCCTGGTTGCCGACATGCTCGCCACCGGGGTCGACGTACACGTGCTACGTGATCCGACCCGCGGGGGAGTCTCGGCCACCCTCAACGAGATCGCCAAGGCCTCCGGAGTGGGCGTCGAGCTGGTCGAGAAGGACCTGCCGATCCAGGCCGAGGTCAAGGACGCGTGCGGCCTGCTCGGCCTCGACCCGCTCCAGGTCGCCAACGAGGGCAAGCTGATCGCCATCGTGGCGGCCGAGGACGCCGAGGAGGTGCTGGCCGCCATGCGGCAGCACCCGCGCGGTGCCGGTGCGCGCCGGATCGGCACGTGCGTCGCGGAGCACCCGCAGATGGTCGTGGCCCGGACGGGTCTCGGCGGGACCCGCGTCGTGGACCTGCCGATCGGCGAGCAGCTGCCCAGGATCTGCTGACGTGTCGGACGAGGGAGCCCTCAAGTTCGCGCGCTACGCCTACCCGCCCAACGAGCTCGGCTACTGCGGGCCAGACCGCGCCCACGACATGCTCGTGCCCGGCGCGGTGGCCGAGATCGAACGGAGGGCCCGACTGTTCGACGGCGCCTGGGTCTATCTCTCGTTCCTCGCCGGGGTTCTCGGCACCGACGACCCGCTCTCGGCAACGGTGGTCGAGTCCTACTGGATCGGCAGCGACCTGCTCGACGGCGTTGATCCGGCCGTCCTGGTCGACCATCTGACGGTGGCTTTCGACGGGCAGGTCGGCGGGACGTGGCGCGAGTCGGCCGCGCGGGCGCGCGCGCACCACAGCTATCAGGTGTTCGAGGTCTATCCGTGGGCCGAGATGCTGCTCCGTGGTCTTCCCCCCAGCCCGGCCGTGTCGGTGCTGGACCGCTGCCGGATCCGAAGCGGCGTGGTGAGCGAGGTCGACGGCGAGTGGGTGACGGTGCTGACCAGACTCCTGCGCTGGGACGGCACCGCCCTCGTGCTGTCGGACCCGACCGAAGAGCTCGCCCGGTGGTCGGTCGGCGGCCAGAGCCTGCTCACGTCACCGGCTGTCGGCGAGACGGTCGCGCTGCACTGGGACTGGGTGTGCGACGTACTCACGCCTGACCAGGCAGACCGCATCCGGCGCCTCGAGGCCGAGCAGAGGTCTGCCGTGGGGCTCGGTGCATAGGGGCTGGTGCGAGCAGGACCGCCATGGACATCGAGGCCGTACGACGCTCCTTCCCGGCACTGGCGAGCGGGCTTGCCCGATTCGACGGGCCCAGTGGCTCGCCGCGCCGCGCCCGCGGGCGTCTTCTACCCCCTGGAGGCTTACCGGCACGCGGTCTCGGTGACGCGGGTGGAATGCGGGTCGGCGATACTTCGGGGATGCCGCTGCGAGTGCACCACGTCGTCATCGACGCTCACGACCTTCTTGGCCTCGGCCGCTTCTGGGCCGACGCGCTCGGCTGGCAGGTGTTGTCGGTGCGCGAGCGCGAGGTCGTCGTCGGCCCGTCGCTCGACGCGCCGGTGGGCATCTGCCTGATGCCGGCTGGTGACACGAAGACCGTGAAGAACCGGCTGCACCTCGACCTCACCACCGAGGCCGCCGACCGCGATGCCGAGATCGAGCGTCTGCTCGCCCTCGGCGCGCGTCGGGTCGACGTCGGGCAGACCGGCGACGAGTCGTGGGACGTGCTTGCCGACCCGGAGGGCAACGAGTTCTGCGTCGTACGGCCGAAGGTGACGCTCGTGGAGTGAGCTCCGTCAGGATGCGATGTCGGGCGTGGCATCGGTGTCGGACTGAGCGGCGACACGGGCGCGGTGCTCGGCCCGGCGGTCGACGAACTTGGTCGCCTGTACGTCGAGCGCCTGGAGGAACGTCACGAGCTCGTCGCGTGCCTGGTCACCCACTGCGCCGAAGTCGGTGCGGTCGAAGATGTTCCAGTGCCGCAGCACCGGCATGATCACCTCGTCGTGGTGCAGCCGGTTGTCGTAGATCCCGGCCTTGGCGATGA
This is a stretch of genomic DNA from Nocardioides sp. InS609-2. It encodes these proteins:
- the hypE gene encoding hydrogenase expression/formation protein HypE, with the translated sequence MSNDLDFEGWVCPLPLRDTPTIVMGHGGGGAMSGELIEQLFLPAFGGAARAELGDSAVLEVPAGRLAFSTDSFVVKPMFFPGGCIGDLAVNGTVNDLAMSGATPLYLSTAFILAEGTPITDIGRVAMAIGKAAEVAGVQLVTGDTKVVDSGSGDGIFINTAGIGVIPDGVDISPARAQVGDAVLVSGDIGVHGIAVMSCREGLEFGTTVESDCAPLHGLVADMLATGVDVHVLRDPTRGGVSATLNEIAKASGVGVELVEKDLPIQAEVKDACGLLGLDPLQVANEGKLIAIVAAEDAEEVLAAMRQHPRGAGARRIGTCVAEHPQMVVARTGLGGTRVVDLPIGEQLPRIC
- a CDS encoding VOC family protein translates to MPLRVHHVVIDAHDLLGLGRFWADALGWQVLSVREREVVVGPSLDAPVGICLMPAGDTKTVKNRLHLDLTTEAADRDAEIERLLALGARRVDVGQTGDESWDVLADPEGNEFCVVRPKVTLVE
- a CDS encoding DUF6390 family protein — its product is MSDEGALKFARYAYPPNELGYCGPDRAHDMLVPGAVAEIERRARLFDGAWVYLSFLAGVLGTDDPLSATVVESYWIGSDLLDGVDPAVLVDHLTVAFDGQVGGTWRESAARARAHHSYQVFEVYPWAEMLLRGLPPSPAVSVLDRCRIRSGVVSEVDGEWVTVLTRLLRWDGTALVLSDPTEELARWSVGGQSLLTSPAVGETVALHWDWVCDVLTPDQADRIRRLEAEQRSAVGLGA